The Nostoc sp. UHCC 0302 genome includes a window with the following:
- a CDS encoding EAL domain-containing protein, with protein MPSVHLLKLKQMGIALSIDDFGIGYSSLSRLSSFPIDILKIDRSFITSMNASSRNLEVCEIIITLANKLGFLPSIEGVETQQQLALLRKLKCESAQGYFFSQPLDSLAATALIATNTQW; from the coding sequence ATTCCTTCTGTTCACCTCTTAAAACTCAAGCAGATGGGCATTGCATTATCAATTGATGATTTTGGGATCGGCTACTCTTCATTAAGTCGTCTTTCTAGCTTTCCGATTGATATATTGAAAATTGATCGCTCTTTTATTACCTCAATGAATGCAAGCAGCAGAAATTTAGAGGTTTGTGAAATCATCATTACGTTGGCAAACAAACTTGGTTTTTTGCCCAGTATAGAAGGTGTGGAGACACAACAGCAACTAGCACTTTTGAGAAAGTTGAAATGTGAATCTGCCCAAGGATATTTTTTCTCCCAACCGTTGGACAGTTTAGCTGCGACAGCATTAATTGCCACCAATACTCAGTGGTAA
- a CDS encoding EAL domain-containing protein yields MCIKKCKDFSDRSLEKTFLVYCIEVFFEGLHPDDRSRLEEIVQEALNPASGGAYDTEYRTIGIFDQVERWLRAKGKAYFDADGKPLRFIGTVLNITGQKEVEVQLIHDAFHDSLTRLPNRALFVKKLEQAIEQAKLDSNYRYAVLFVDVDRFKVINDSLGHLMGDKLLIAVAHRLKSCLRPADTVARLGGDEFTILLNDIQDLDDIINVIEQINAHLAETFNLDGQEVFTSASIGIALGTSSYNQPEELIRDADIAMYRAKKLGKARYEIFYSSMYAQAAELLQLEMDLRRAIERQEFQLYYQPIVSLETYQIIGFEALVRWQHSEVGFIAPDKFIPLAEETGLIVPIGYWVLREACHQMHSWQLQYPNNPPLTISVNISSRQFSDANLIEQINLILQDTGLANNSLKLEITETVLMENSDSATAMLWQLQQMNIQLHLDDFGIGYSSLSYLHRFPSSALKIDRSFVSNIGTDADNWAIVGAIISLADSLNIDVIAEGVETIEQLKQLRIKQCQHAQGYFFSPPLDSFSVEQLISSSLHLNLNPHPLSLSTSNLHVL; encoded by the coding sequence TTGTGTATCAAAAAATGCAAGGATTTTAGCGATCGCTCTTTAGAGAAAACCTTTTTGGTTTACTGCATAGAGGTGTTTTTTGAAGGCTTGCATCCCGATGATCGCTCTCGTCTTGAGGAAATTGTTCAAGAAGCACTTAACCCAGCATCTGGTGGTGCTTATGACACGGAGTATCGCACGATTGGCATCTTTGATCAAGTTGAACGCTGGCTGAGGGCGAAAGGAAAAGCCTACTTTGATGCTGATGGAAAACCGTTACGCTTTATTGGTACAGTGCTAAATATTACAGGGCAAAAAGAAGTCGAAGTACAATTAATTCATGATGCTTTTCACGATTCACTTACCCGATTGCCAAACCGTGCCTTATTTGTCAAAAAGTTGGAGCAGGCAATAGAGCAAGCAAAGCTAGATTCTAACTACAGATATGCTGTGCTGTTCGTAGATGTAGATCGCTTTAAAGTTATCAACGATAGTCTGGGTCATTTGATGGGGGATAAGTTACTAATAGCGGTGGCACACAGATTAAAAAGTTGCTTACGTCCAGCAGATACAGTTGCTCGCTTAGGTGGAGATGAGTTCACTATCCTACTAAATGATATCCAAGACTTAGACGATATTATCAATGTAATTGAACAAATCAACGCACATTTGGCAGAAACTTTTAATTTGGATGGACAGGAAGTATTTACTAGTGCAAGTATCGGTATCGCTTTAGGCACAAGCTCTTACAATCAGCCAGAAGAATTGATCCGTGACGCAGACATTGCTATGTACCGTGCTAAAAAACTAGGCAAAGCACGCTACGAGATATTTTATTCTAGTATGTACGCTCAAGCCGCCGAGTTATTACAGTTAGAAATGGATTTACGACGAGCCATTGAACGCCAGGAATTTCAACTTTACTATCAACCAATCGTCTCGCTAGAAACTTATCAAATTATTGGCTTTGAAGCTCTTGTACGTTGGCAACATTCAGAAGTAGGATTTATTGCTCCAGATAAGTTTATTCCGCTAGCAGAAGAAACTGGATTGATTGTACCAATTGGTTATTGGGTGTTACGTGAAGCTTGTCATCAAATGCACTCTTGGCAATTGCAATATCCAAATAACCCACCTTTAACTATCAGTGTCAATATTTCTAGCCGACAGTTTTCCGACGCTAATCTGATTGAGCAAATTAACCTGATTCTGCAAGATACTGGTCTAGCAAACAACAGTTTAAAGTTAGAGATTACTGAAACTGTACTGATGGAAAATTCTGATTCTGCCACTGCGATGCTTTGGCAATTACAACAGATGAACATTCAGTTACATCTAGATGATTTTGGCATCGGTTACTCATCATTGAGTTACCTGCACCGTTTCCCTTCTAGCGCATTGAAGATAGATCGTTCATTTGTCTCCAACATTGGTACTGATGCAGATAACTGGGCAATTGTTGGAGCGATTATTTCTCTTGCAGACTCTCTAAATATCGATGTTATTGCCGAGGGTGTGGAAACAATCGAACAACTAAAGCAACTTCGAATCAAACAATGCCAACACGCACAGGGATACTTCTTCTCACCCCCACTTGATAGCTTCTCGGTTGAGCAATTAATTTCATCTAGCTTACACCTTAACTTAAATCCACACCCTTTAAGTTTGTCTACTTCTAACTTGCACGTTTTATAA
- a CDS encoding ISH3 family transposase, whose product MTVSSHRIAKKSESPEEPILTDSKTLDEVIECLVENFSIETQGVCDQQTLFEILTKAASSGDSIENTAKLLKNVPTANDIRYHLNKINNFEEIEAQINQSLKSRIPLGLKKGCLKVAIDLNLICYYGKPTLEELPYIYRSQAKSGTHSFYAYATLYVITNNKRVTLAVRGVRKLDTSVAIITYLLAELESLKIDIKKLYLDRGFFNTPVIRWLQALDIPFMMPAVKTGKKGGIKQFLKGKKSYKTTYTITRSEDDSVTFDLWIVCKYRKGKRKKYGIQYFAYVTYKIKTNLDYIYQDYRKRFGIETSYRLKNICRIRTNNKNPVLRLLFIGISFLLVNIWVNLLWTRISRKRKGSRLIYRTLFTLKQMLAFLSQALQRKYQVVESIYLPSG is encoded by the coding sequence TTGACTGTTTCATCTCATCGAATTGCCAAGAAGAGCGAGTCTCCAGAAGAACCGATTTTAACAGACTCAAAAACTCTTGATGAAGTGATTGAGTGTTTAGTAGAAAATTTTTCGATTGAAACTCAAGGGGTATGTGATCAACAAACTTTATTTGAGATTCTCACAAAAGCAGCCAGCAGTGGAGATAGTATTGAGAACACAGCTAAACTATTAAAAAATGTTCCTACAGCCAACGATATTAGATACCACCTCAATAAAATCAATAATTTTGAAGAAATAGAGGCGCAAATAAATCAATCACTGAAAAGCCGGATTCCTTTAGGATTAAAGAAAGGTTGTTTAAAAGTAGCGATTGATTTAAATCTAATTTGTTATTATGGTAAGCCAACATTAGAGGAATTACCTTACATATATCGAAGTCAAGCTAAATCTGGTACTCATTCATTTTACGCTTATGCCACTTTATATGTTATTACCAATAATAAGCGTGTAACTCTTGCGGTTAGAGGAGTTCGCAAACTAGATACTAGTGTAGCGATCATTACTTATTTATTGGCAGAACTTGAATCTCTTAAAATAGATATAAAAAAGCTATACCTAGATAGAGGCTTTTTTAATACTCCTGTAATCCGATGGTTGCAGGCATTAGATATTCCATTTATGATGCCTGCTGTTAAGACAGGAAAAAAAGGAGGAATCAAACAATTTCTAAAGGGTAAAAAAAGCTATAAAACTACCTATACAATTACAAGAAGTGAAGATGATTCAGTCACATTTGACTTATGGATTGTTTGCAAATATAGAAAAGGGAAGCGTAAAAAGTATGGGATTCAATACTTTGCTTACGTGACTTACAAAATCAAAACTAATTTAGATTATATCTATCAAGATTATCGCAAAAGATTTGGAATTGAAACTAGCTATCGACTCAAGAATATTTGTCGAATTAGAACAAATAATAAAAATCCTGTCTTAAGATTACTATTTATTGGTATTTCCTTTCTTCTAGTTAATATTTGGGTAAATTTGCTTTGGACTAGAATCAGTCGTAAAAGGAAAGGAAGTCGATTAATTTATCGCACACTTTTTACACTTAAACAGATGTTAGCCTTTTTATCTCAAGCCCTACAGCGTAAATATCAAGTAGTTGAAAGCATCTATCTTCCATCAGGTTAG